A segment of the Candidatus Cetobacterium colombiensis genome:
TAATAAACGTATGTTCATAAAATACGTTCGGAAATTAATTTCAATTTCTCATTATTTGATACTTCTTAATTTAAAAAAGTTTTTTTATCATTGATAATTTCTTGAAGCTTATCTATAAATCTACAAAGATGAAAACCATCACATACTGCATGATGAACTTGAATAGCTAAAGGGATTAAATATTTATTATTTTCTAAATAAAATTTTCCAAAGGTAAATATAGGAAAATAATAGTCATATCCATTTTTCAAATTCAAATTAAATCCATCAAAAGTATTCCAAGGAATCATTGAAACTGGAAAACTATTTTCAGGAGGATTTTCTTTTCCAATCATTTTTGTACTATCTCCAAATTTAGCTATATCAAGAACATACGAGTTATAAAATTCAGAGTAAAAATTGATACAATCACTCCATAAATTAGTAAATAAATCATTCCCCTCTTTCAAATAGGTATAACAAGGATATAAAGTTTCATAAACTCCTAAAACTCCATTGGAATTTTTATTTATTCTAAACTCTTCAAACTCATTAACAGTTTTAGTTAATGCAAAAATTAGTGCTGGATAAATTTTCAAATTTAATTCTTTTATATTAGTTATATCTATTTTTGTTGTTAAACTTACTGTGCATGGAATATCTTTAGAAAAATGTTCATAGTATTCTTTTCTTTTCCAATTTTTAATATCAATCTTTTTAAAAAACATAAGGTTTCTCCTTTAAACTATTAATTCTTAATAATGTTGTATTATAACATATGCTCTATAGTTTGCTGTAATCTTTATTTCAGTTCTTTTTATATTCCTTCATTATTTGAAACAAAGCTAATTAACTTAATTCTTTGAACACCAGTAGCATAAACTATAATCTCAGAAACACCTGATTCCATAAATTTTGCTCCAATCTCATCAATTTTCTCTTTTAAAATATCTTGCTCTTGCTCATTATTTGTTTCAATAGCAATTTCCCATCTACCCATAATATCTACTTCACTTATAATCTTCATAGCATCATCTCCCTAAAAAATAATTGTTTTTGTTAACTTAAAATTTATTGAAACTTTATAAAAAAACTTTTCCAAATATTTCCTCTTTTAGTACTTACTTATATTATACTTTCTAAAGGACTAAAAATCTGGAAATTTTAAATTTTTTTCTAACATAATAAAAAAGCAAGGAGTAATCCTTGCTATATATTTAATGTTTAAGTGAAAAATCCAGTGTTCCTGTCTCTAGGTGACAACCAGTGTCTAGACCGTTCTCGTGTGCCAGTATGAATAGTTCTCTTAGTTGTTCGAATGTAAACTCATATACATTATATTTTTTTAATAAATACACTTGATCCACTTGTAATAAGTGCTAGTTTATATTTATATTTAGGCCTCATGTCGGTTTTTTTGTCCCTCTGCACCAAATTTTAAACTTTGTCAATAAAATCAAATATTTTAAAATAATTAATATTGTTATTGAGATTTATTCTCACATCTTCTACTTTAATACTTTATCTTTTTCTAATTCACTTTTCATTTTTTCTGCTAATTTTAAATAGTTATCCCAAGCTGTATTTCTTCTTGTAAATCCACTTTGCTTATAATTTCCTGATCTTTCAGTAGCTGGTAAACCTGTTAAATCTAAAAGATTTTGTGTTTTTACTACTTTATCATTTAAAGCATCCATTTGAACATTAAATCCAATACGAGAAGGCTCATCATACATAATGCTCCAGTATTTAGATTGTCTATAAAATTCTTTTAAATTTTTATCCTTTATCTCATCCTTAGTATCTGGAAAAATTTCATCATATTTACACTCTACTATTTTACCTTTTTCAACAATAACTTTTAAAACTCCAGTTAAACCATTTCCAAAATTTTCAGAGACACTATAATATTTAGAGTCAGATTTTTTATCCATTTGAGAGTTTAATTTTTCTGCTAGTGGAACCATAGATTGCTGAATACTATTTGACGCTCCTGCTACTGTATCAAACGTTCCTGTTAATCTCTGCTCTTTTATCATTTGGTTTTCAGCAACTAAAACTCCCTCTATCCAAGCAGCACCACTTTTTTCTGCCATTGAAAAATTGTATGGTGATAATCTTTTTGATACATTTTGATAAAAACGATTATAA
Coding sequences within it:
- a CDS encoding FMN-binding protein — protein: MKKIFLLSMLTFVSSLSMSETKVPNWTVQPKEGVVKGDYYKIEERFRQGHLGTLEVVKNNGKLVHVEFNELTRPNYYNRFYQNVSKRLSPYNFSMAEKSGAAWIEGVLVAENQMIKEQRLTGTFDTVAGASNSIQQSMVPLAEKLNSQMDKKSDSKYYSVSENFGNGLTGVLKVIVEKGKIVECKYDEIFPDTKDEIKDKNLKEFYRQSKYWSIMYDEPSRIGFNVQMDALNDKVVKTQNLLDLTGLPATERSGNYKQSGFTRRNTAWDNYLKLAEKMKSELEKDKVLK
- the catA gene encoding type A chloramphenicol O-acetyltransferase, producing MFFKKIDIKNWKRKEYYEHFSKDIPCTVSLTTKIDITNIKELNLKIYPALIFALTKTVNEFEEFRINKNSNGVLGVYETLYPCYTYLKEGNDLFTNLWSDCINFYSEFYNSYVLDIAKFGDSTKMIGKENPPENSFPVSMIPWNTFDGFNLNLKNGYDYYFPIFTFGKFYLENNKYLIPLAIQVHHAVCDGFHLCRFIDKLQEIINDKKTFLN